Genomic segment of Pseudothermotoga hypogea DSM 11164 = NBRC 106472:
TGCTGCCGCCCAAACTGGATAAAGACGATTACGTCTTCACCGTGAGGCTGAGCAGATCGGTGCAGGTTCAGGAAACCGATATCGGTGTTCCCTGGGTGGCGAAAGAGATCTCGAAGAGGTTCGCTTGCAAGCTTTTCATTCTCGAAGAAGGCGTTGAAATTCCGAAGGCTGAGAAGTGCGTCGTGTTCACCGAAAACGCGCATCTTTCCAACTGGCAGAAGGAGCTCTTGATCCGGGTGCGCAAAAATTTCAAAAAGGTTCTGCTCGTCGCGCTCAGAAATCCGTACGATTGCAGCTTGATAGAGTCTTCGAGCCTGTGCACCTACGGCTACGAAATGGTTTCACAGGAAGCGTTGCTGAAGGTCCTGCTCGGTGAGTTGAAGCCCGTTGGCAAACTGCCCGTGGAGGTGTTCAGATGAACGAGAACAGAACGATCACGGAGATGAGGAACCCAAAGTCTCAGAGGATAGACGAAAAGAGCGTCGGTGAAATTTTGAGGATCATAAACGAGGAAGACGCCTTAGTCGCCCTGGCGGTCCGCGAAGCGCTGCCACAGATAGAGAAGCTCGTTGAGGTCTGCGTTGAGACGCTGAACTCTGGCGGAAGGGTCTTTTACGTTGGTGCGGGCACCAGTGGCCGCATAGCGTTCATGGACGCCGTGGAGCTCGTACCGACTTACGGTCTTGAAGAAGGCATCTTCGTGCCCATCATCGCGGGTGGTTTCGAGGCGCTGCGCAGATCCATCGAAGGCGTTGAAGATCTCGTAGACGAAGCGCAAAGAGATCTCATGAACCACGATTTGCAAGCGAAGGACCTCGTCATAGGCATAGCCGCGAGTGGCAGCACACCGTACGTGAGGGGTGCGTTGATCTACGCAAGACAGCTCGGCTGTAAGACGGCGCTGATCTGCAACGTGAACGATCCTCCTCTCGCACAGTTTGCAGACATCGTTGTGAGCGTCGTCACAGGACCGGAAGTGATCGCGGGCAGCACGCGCATGAAGGCCGGTACGGCACAGAAGATGGTTTTGAACATGCTCAGCACAACGGTGATGATAAAACTCGGCAAAGTGTACGACAATCTCATGGTCGATGTCCTGGTACTCAACGAGAAACTCAGAAAGAGGGCCATAAACATCGTGACAGAACTGACCGGTGTGGATGAGGAAACTGCTAAAATCGTCCTTGAGAAGACCAGCTACAGCGTGAAGCTCGCGGTGCTGCACCTGATCTCGAAAAAGGATCTAAAAGAATGCCAGAGAATACTGAGTGTGGAGCCGAGTTTGAGAAAGGCACTCACGATGCTGGGGGGATGAACGTGGAAGAATATCCTGTTCCTCTCTATTATCGCGTCTATAGGGAATTGAAGCGCAGGATTTCGGAGGGTGAATACAAGCCGGGCGACAGGATCCCACCGGAGATCGAGCTGGTGAAGTCGTTTGGGGTGAGCAGGCTCACCATAAGGCGCGCGCTGGAAGAGCTGAAATCCGAAGGGCTCATCTCGCGTCACAAAGGTAAAGGAACGTTCATCGTTGGCAAGAAAGAAGAGGAATCCATGAACGTGCTCAAAGGTTTCACAGACAAAGCGAAGGAAGAAGGCCTGAGCGTCAGGTCTCACGTTCTGGAAAACAGGCTCATCGAAATACCTCCCGAACTCTGCCAGGTCTTCGGCCTGGAACAGGGTGCGATGGTCGTGCTGCTCAGGCGCGTGCGCTTCCTCAACGATGAGCCTGTGGCCATCGAAGCCGCATACCTCAATCCCGCGGTGGACGTCAGGATTCTGAGCATCTTGAAAAAGGACATGTCGAAGGAATCGCTGTACGAGTTTCTCAGAAACGAGTTGAAGATACCCCTTATCAGAGCGCTCGAAGAACTGGAACTGACACACGTTTCATCTTCGGACGCGAAACATCTCGGTTTGCAGCCCGGCGCGTGTGCGCTTCTGAGAAAACGTTACACGTACACAACGAACGGAAAATGTGTGGAGTTCGTCCGCTCGATCTATCGCGGGGACAAGTACAGGTTCAAGATGGAACTCAGGTCAGAGGGCGCGTTCGAGAGATGAACCTTTCGGTTTGGTGAGCATGAAGACCATGAGGCCGATGTAGACCAGCACGTCACCGACGCTGATCAAAAATTTCCTGCCCCACGGTGTGTAGGCAGGTATGATGTCGCCGATCAACAGGATCGGTTCGAATTTTTCCAGCAACGCGTGTTTGATGCTGGCTCTCAGTCCCATCGCGGCTGCGAGTGGTCCGTAGACGGGCATCCGCCCTCCATTGAGCAGGATGGCGACGAAGTTCAGGATCGAGCCCATCACGATGAACTTGAAACCGGGGATGTTCCAGTTGAATGCGAGGAGAAACAGTAACAGAGAATAAGAGATGACCATCATCAAAACCCTGTTTTCGATGGGCAGGAACTGAAGAACGAAAGGTAGCGGGAAAAGATAGACGAATCTGATGTCCGTCTGGTGGAGATGGAAGATCCTCCTTCTGAAGATCAAAGAAAGAACCAGTGAGACGGCAAAAACGTCCAGGATCATCCGAGTATCGTGTTGTCGATCAGCCTGGCCTTTCCGACCCAGGCCGCCACGGCGACGAGCACCTTTCCTTCAAGGCGCTCCACAGGTTGCAGCGTCTC
This window contains:
- the murQ gene encoding N-acetylmuramic acid 6-phosphate etherase, which codes for MNENRTITEMRNPKSQRIDEKSVGEILRIINEEDALVALAVREALPQIEKLVEVCVETLNSGGRVFYVGAGTSGRIAFMDAVELVPTYGLEEGIFVPIIAGGFEALRRSIEGVEDLVDEAQRDLMNHDLQAKDLVIGIAASGSTPYVRGALIYARQLGCKTALICNVNDPPLAQFADIVVSVVTGPEVIAGSTRMKAGTAQKMVLNMLSTTVMIKLGKVYDNLMVDVLVLNEKLRKRAINIVTELTGVDEETAKIVLEKTSYSVKLAVLHLISKKDLKECQRILSVEPSLRKALTMLGG
- a CDS encoding GntR family transcriptional regulator, which translates into the protein MNVEEYPVPLYYRVYRELKRRISEGEYKPGDRIPPEIELVKSFGVSRLTIRRALEELKSEGLISRHKGKGTFIVGKKEEESMNVLKGFTDKAKEEGLSVRSHVLENRLIEIPPELCQVFGLEQGAMVVLLRRVRFLNDEPVAIEAAYLNPAVDVRILSILKKDMSKESLYEFLRNELKIPLIRALEELELTHVSSSDAKHLGLQPGACALLRKRYTYTTNGKCVEFVRSIYRGDKYRFKMELRSEGAFER
- a CDS encoding DUF5317 domain-containing protein; translated protein: MILDVFAVSLVLSLIFRRRIFHLHQTDIRFVYLFPLPFVLQFLPIENRVLMMVISYSLLLFLLAFNWNIPGFKFIVMGSILNFVAILLNGGRMPVYGPLAAAMGLRASIKHALLEKFEPILLIGDIIPAYTPWGRKFLISVGDVLVYIGLMVFMLTKPKGSSLERAL